Within the Hevea brasiliensis isolate MT/VB/25A 57/8 chromosome 2, ASM3005281v1, whole genome shotgun sequence genome, the region CTTGGCTGGAATTGATGCCGCCATAAGTGATGGAGTCGATGTGATGTCATTATCATTAGGTGGAACTGGTATGATAGATTATTCTACTGATGTAATAGCCATTGGAACCTTAACTGCCGTCAGTAGAGGGATTAGTGTAGTTGCCTCATCTGGCAATAACGGACCAGCGGCATTTACTTCATCCAATGTGGCACCATGGATATTTACAGTTGCTGCTAGTACAATGGATCGCGATTTCTCTGCCTTTGTTATACTTGGAAACAATAAGAGTCTAAAGGTGTGAACTTGTATGATCTctgtccattttttttttttttttttttttacaattggcGCATTGGGATGCAAATTCCATACCTCATATGAGATGACTCCAATACCACTGAGAAAGCTGGTGATCTCTCACTATTATCACCATTCAAAAACAAAACTAAACAAAACTAAAATGTTCAAGGAcaattttttgtcattttaattTCCAGGGAACAAGTCTGTCAGACAAAGCCTTGCCTGCTGGAGAGTCTTGTCCATTGATATTTGGTGATGACGCAAAAACTGCTAATGCAACAACTGGAAATGCGTGAGTGGTTATTCAAATTGGAAATTTTGATTTAGTATCCTATTCTGCTGGAGTTATATTTTATTTGTTGAAAGCTTAACTGGTTAAAAAGTTACATAAAATGTAATCAATGCAGTACGCTATGCCTACCTGGAACTCTTGATCCTATCAAGGTTGCTGGGAAGATCATAGTCTGCCTTCGAGGTGGTGGTATGGCAAGATCGGACAAGGGAATTGTAGCTGCTAATGCAGGTGCTGCTGGGATGATATTGGCAAATGGTCAATCACATGGGAATGAACTTATAACTGATCCCCATATCCTTCCTGCTTCACATATAAGTTACACTGATGGTTTAGCAGTTCTTGCCTACCTAAATTCCACCAAGTAAATATCAAATGCTATTTCATTGATCCACCTTGTCGATTTCAGTATTGACTCTTAGAGTAACTCATTCAAGGTTTTTATGCTGTTGGAACAGAAATGCAACGGCATCAATTTCTCCTGTACAAACAGAACTGGGAGTTAAGCCAGCTCCTAAGATGGCCTTATTCTCATCCAGAGGACCTAATTCACTTGATCCAGAAATCCTTAAGGTTAGTTCAGTAGTCTATTAAACCTAAAATAAACCAGAAAAAtcctttctaaatcattttacatggCTAATGTTTAATATCTATCGTATTTTATAGCCTGACATCGCTGCACCTGGAGTTAATGTACTCGCTGCTTATTCTGAAGTAGCATCGCCATCTGAATCTATATCTGATAAGCGCCGTACTGCTTTTGCTATAATATCTGGCACTTCAATGTCATGCCCTCACGTCTCTGGTATTGTTGGACTTCTCAAATCACAACACCCAGATTGGAGTCCTGCTGCTATCAAATCTGCCATCATGACTACTGGTATGACCATCactttcaataaaaaaaattgcaaTGTGTTATAACCTTGCTATTAATAAGAATTTGGTGTCTAACGAAGTTGAATAGTGAAAAAAGATTCATATAGTCCATTGAGATTAAGGcttagttgttgttgttgttgtcttATTGTTTTAACCTTGCTAaccaaattaaactattataCCTGCAGCAACAACACAAGCCAACGATAAGAAGCCTATCCTTGATGAAGATGGGAAAAATGCAACTCCATTTGCATATGGTGCTGGACATGTACAACCAAACCTTGCAGCGGATCCTGGCCTAGTTTATGATTTAACCACGAATGATTACCAAAACCTTCTGTGTCACCATAATTACAACATATCCTTTATACGATCATTCGGAAATGCTTCTTATACATGTCCTGAGAATTTCAGTATATCTGAATTCAACTGCCCTTCGATCGCATTTCCAAATCTCACAGGCTCAGCCACTGTGACTCGCAGAGTTAAGAATGTAGGCTCCCCAGGGACTTATAATGTTCATGTCCTAGCACCATCTGGAATTTCTGTTGTAGTTGAACCTGAAAGCTTGTCATTTACACAACCTGGTGAAGAGAAGATATATAAGGTTACTTTTAACCCTGCTGTGAATAGCACCGAGCAAAAAGACTATGTTTATGGGCAactgatgtcacaccctacccctctgtaaggcataacatgatcccgtagtatacctaatgaattaccaactccgtctactgataacccattaaatacactacaagggattttaaaaaaacttttcttatttcttttacagtggtgagcactatttacaggtattaaaaactttggtgaactgaagtgaaataactaactcatttggtttatttggaatttctgtaaaaattttggcaaagtgccatctgtattttggacaaaacagttcttcagaaaacctgtaaaaaagcacttcaataattttccaaatctcaactccaatatatttctcaacacaacagtttatcaactcaattccatagaaatttttcaaagtctgagataaggaaatataacacaatttgtacaaaccaaaacaactcataattattttacaagtcaaatgtacaatttggatttacaacaagaccaaaaacaaaatgtacatactcaTACATTctgacaaaatgcaaaatattggtatactcattataccaggtaatccctcgctggat harbors:
- the LOC110664964 gene encoding subtilisin-like protease SBT5.4 translates to MGNITQGVWPESKSFNDEGMGPVPTRWKGFCESEGGVRCNRKLIGARYFYKGRNAAIGPNTTELSARDTNGHGSHTLSTAGGSFAPGASIFGYGNGTAKGGSPKARVAAYKVCWPDGCFSADILAGIDAAISDGVDVMSLSLGGTGMIDYSTDVIAIGTLTAVSRGISVVASSGNNGPAAFTSSNVAPWIFTVAASTMDRDFSAFVILGNNKSLKGTSLSDKALPAGESCPLIFGDDAKTANATTGNATLCLPGTLDPIKVAGKIIVCLRGGGMARSDKGIVAANAGAAGMILANGQSHGNELITDPHILPASHISYTDGLAVLAYLNSTKNATASISPVQTELGVKPAPKMALFSSRGPNSLDPEILKPDIAAPGVNVLAAYSEVASPSESISDKRRTAFAIISGTSMSCPHVSGIVGLLKSQHPDWSPAAIKSAIMTTATTQANDKKPILDEDGKNATPFAYGAGHVQPNLAADPGLVYDLTTNDYQNLLCHHNYNISFIRSFGNASYTCPENFSISEFNCPSIAFPNLTGSATVTRRVKNVGSPGTYNVHVLAPSGISVVVEPESLSFTQPGEEKIYKVTFNPAVNSTEQKDYVYGQLMSHPTPL